One stretch of Streptomyces sp. NBC_01363 DNA includes these proteins:
- a CDS encoding alpha/beta hydrolase translates to MTLTWAQLRDLKCGELEGAADGWGKASNRADAGRDRIETQLLNGLRDTQHGEAARAAVGRLRQMSRNLSYVYTECGLLRTTLNSMAHELRAQQRALREALDDAENLKLTVHADGSVTYPAAGEGLIDGKPLPGGTAEVGGAAPGLHAPSPLVTPNPNVAKAQDIADRVAKAVRTAAEIDWRYARILRKLKAEEGLKVPDSTWQDAAGDAAAVRDAARGYLKDAIPHDASPPERKAWWSGLTDEQREEYLAVYPDQIGNLDGIPALVRDAANRDNIQLLMGKLEGRDDAKSETQLAALREIDRQLRAGTQPPMYLLGIGDEGNGRAIVSFGNPDTAKNVAAYVPGLNTSLDKEFATSDVKRAWDTAKGAHKYDHSSAAIAWLGYDAPQLPDGMASLSVMGTKRAEEGGVAFNGFMAGISATNETGDPHLTAIGHSYGSRTVGAATQHGAGIPGVDDIVLVGSPGVGVNRAEDLGVGKDHVFVGAAEHDVVTKLPSGREDVVGAAATIAAGPVVGYLAGDIADQGDDDLWFGKDPASEAFGARRFPAEEGPPLVGGHGLSLGAHSQYFDPKKDSVSADSIALITAGRSRDIEMEGLR, encoded by the coding sequence ATGACCCTGACCTGGGCGCAGTTACGGGACCTGAAGTGCGGCGAGCTGGAGGGCGCGGCCGACGGGTGGGGCAAGGCGAGCAACCGCGCCGACGCGGGCCGGGACCGGATCGAGACGCAGTTGCTCAATGGGTTGCGCGATACGCAGCACGGCGAGGCGGCGAGGGCGGCGGTCGGGCGGCTGCGGCAGATGAGCCGGAACCTGAGCTACGTCTACACGGAGTGCGGTCTGCTCCGTACGACGCTGAACAGCATGGCCCATGAACTGCGCGCCCAGCAGCGGGCGTTGCGGGAGGCGCTGGACGACGCGGAGAACCTGAAGCTCACCGTGCACGCGGACGGTTCGGTGACGTACCCGGCGGCGGGCGAGGGCCTGATCGACGGCAAGCCCCTGCCGGGCGGCACGGCAGAGGTCGGGGGCGCGGCGCCCGGACTGCATGCGCCTTCGCCCCTGGTGACCCCCAACCCGAACGTGGCGAAGGCGCAGGACATCGCGGACCGGGTGGCGAAAGCCGTGCGGACGGCGGCCGAGATCGACTGGCGGTACGCCCGGATCCTGCGGAAGCTGAAGGCCGAGGAGGGCCTGAAGGTCCCGGACTCGACATGGCAGGACGCGGCGGGCGACGCGGCAGCGGTACGGGACGCGGCGCGCGGCTACCTGAAGGACGCGATCCCGCACGACGCGTCACCGCCCGAACGCAAGGCCTGGTGGTCCGGCCTGACGGACGAACAGCGCGAGGAGTACCTCGCGGTGTACCCGGACCAGATCGGCAACTTGGACGGCATTCCGGCCTTGGTACGGGATGCGGCGAACCGGGACAACATCCAGCTGCTGATGGGCAAGTTGGAAGGGCGGGACGACGCGAAGTCGGAGACACAGCTGGCGGCGCTGCGGGAGATCGATCGGCAGCTGCGGGCGGGGACCCAACCTCCGATGTACCTGCTCGGTATCGGGGACGAGGGGAACGGGCGGGCGATCGTCTCCTTTGGTAATCCGGATACGGCGAAGAACGTGGCGGCCTATGTCCCTGGGCTGAACACTTCGTTGGATAAGGAATTTGCAACAAGTGATGTCAAGCGGGCCTGGGACACTGCGAAGGGTGCTCATAAATATGATCACTCCAGTGCGGCCATCGCTTGGCTCGGATATGACGCACCGCAATTGCCGGATGGCATGGCAAGTTTATCGGTGATGGGAACGAAGAGAGCCGAGGAGGGTGGCGTTGCCTTCAATGGTTTCATGGCTGGGATCTCGGCCACTAATGAAACCGGGGATCCGCACCTGACAGCAATCGGTCACTCGTACGGTTCGCGCACGGTAGGAGCTGCGACGCAACACGGCGCTGGTATTCCAGGAGTTGACGACATCGTCCTGGTGGGCAGCCCTGGGGTAGGTGTCAATCGTGCTGAGGACCTCGGGGTCGGCAAGGATCACGTCTTCGTTGGAGCAGCCGAGCACGATGTGGTGACCAAGCTCCCGTCTGGGCGGGAGGATGTCGTAGGCGCCGCGGCAACGATCGCCGCTGGTCCAGTGGTCGGATATTTGGCAGGGGACATTGCAGATCAGGGGGACGACGACCTCTGGTTCGGCAAGGATCCGGCGAGTGAAGCCTTCGGTGCTCGACGCTTCCCCGCCGAAGAGGGGCCTCCCCTTGTCGGTGGACATGGCCTCTCGCTCGGTGCGCACTCCCAGTACTTCGA
- a CDS encoding DUF4232 domain-containing protein, with product MRTIRTRKHTAALGAVTAVLALALTACSGDDTGTKSAGDASDAATVASSKDASKSGDAAKTADGSKTGGTAQNTGATKTGTSNAGTSKGGSAASGNTSDSYAYKHPCKAGDLSVRVYPREGSATQHVIEINNTGANSCGLSYFPRVSLGAAKASDHSKDIIPAVPGGLGGAPAYPVKPKTAAIAVIDLNPSGANGVTWIDEMNVLADGDHMPNADTQNFPLGPDVKVLDPKLGLYRSTVADAVRSMQSAGKS from the coding sequence ATGCGTACGATCCGCACCCGCAAGCACACCGCTGCTCTCGGCGCCGTCACCGCGGTGCTCGCTCTGGCCCTCACCGCCTGCAGCGGCGACGACACCGGCACGAAGTCCGCCGGCGACGCGAGCGACGCCGCCACGGTCGCCTCTTCGAAGGACGCCTCCAAGTCCGGCGACGCCGCGAAGACCGCGGACGGCTCGAAGACCGGTGGTACCGCGCAGAACACCGGAGCCACGAAGACGGGCACCTCGAACGCGGGCACGTCCAAGGGCGGCTCCGCGGCGAGCGGCAACACCAGCGACAGCTACGCCTACAAGCACCCGTGCAAGGCCGGGGACCTGTCGGTGCGCGTGTACCCCCGCGAGGGTTCGGCCACCCAGCACGTGATCGAGATCAACAACACCGGCGCGAACTCCTGCGGTCTGAGCTACTTCCCGCGGGTCAGCCTGGGCGCCGCGAAGGCCTCGGACCACAGCAAGGACATCATTCCGGCGGTTCCCGGTGGCCTGGGCGGCGCTCCCGCGTACCCGGTCAAGCCCAAGACGGCCGCCATCGCGGTGATCGACCTCAACCCGAGCGGTGCGAACGGCGTGACCTGGATCGACGAGATGAACGTGCTCGCCGACGGCGACCACATGCCCAACGCCGACACGCAGAACTTCCCGCTCGGCCCGGACGTCAAGGTGCTCGACCCGAAGCTGGGCCTGTACCGGAGCACGGTCGCCGACGCGGTGCGCTCCATGCAGTCGGCGGGCAAGTCCTGA
- a CDS encoding serine/threonine protein kinase, with translation MSGVVVHLPRVGGGVGGVPFGDPVTLRLGPGEVARFGRGSATTPVELRLDDAAISRLAGEIRVTDDHWQLSNHSGTQSYLVENPEGAGEYLRVPPRRAGAPIPFEFSRVVLPTRRGTTVAFQVFAPDHVYLDPDGMAGEWGSRTVMAYSLDETALYFLVLVALCEPRLRDESPVAVPTTPQIVERLRSHAACGQLKARAVSSHIDYLAEEKMRISAPPERPSGAGAGGARRNGKREALVGIALRFGLVREEHLALLPPRCGRGTGGGDGAWPGRHIGN, from the coding sequence GTGAGCGGCGTAGTTGTCCATCTGCCACGGGTGGGCGGTGGCGTCGGAGGGGTGCCGTTCGGTGACCCGGTGACGTTACGGCTCGGCCCGGGGGAAGTGGCGCGTTTCGGACGGGGCTCGGCGACGACCCCGGTCGAACTGCGCCTCGACGACGCGGCCATCTCCCGGCTGGCCGGCGAGATCCGGGTGACCGACGACCACTGGCAGCTCAGCAACCACAGCGGGACCCAGAGCTACCTGGTGGAGAACCCGGAGGGAGCCGGAGAGTATCTGCGGGTTCCGCCCCGGCGGGCCGGCGCCCCCATCCCCTTCGAGTTCTCCCGGGTCGTGCTGCCCACCCGCCGGGGCACCACCGTCGCCTTCCAGGTGTTCGCGCCCGACCACGTCTATCTGGACCCCGACGGCATGGCGGGCGAGTGGGGCAGCCGCACCGTCATGGCGTACTCGCTGGACGAGACGGCCCTCTACTTCCTGGTCCTGGTCGCGCTCTGCGAGCCTCGGCTGCGCGACGAGTCGCCGGTCGCGGTGCCCACCACCCCGCAGATCGTCGAACGGCTCAGGAGCCACGCCGCGTGCGGCCAGTTGAAGGCCCGCGCGGTCAGCTCGCACATCGACTACCTCGCCGAGGAGAAGATGCGGATCAGCGCTCCCCCCGAACGCCCCTCCGGAGCCGGAGCCGGAGGAGCGCGCCGCAATGGCAAGCGGGAGGCCCTCGTCGGGATCGCGCTGCGGTTCGGACTCGTACGGGAGGAACATCTGGCGCTGCTTCCGCCCCGGTGCGGGCGGGGTACCGGAGGGGGAGACGGTGCGTGGCCGGGGCGACACATCGGGAATTGA
- a CDS encoding serine/threonine-protein kinase, with the protein MRGRGDTSGIDRTELLPRGYRVGGWEVTEPIASGGWATVYAGRSVDPAQEPAEVALKFLPTAGLAPRQARKVAETARREVELDRRAGHPRLIHLLDSVVISDPDRAFLDGAIVLVMERAERSLRDLFDAGVAEADVAGLFAGICEGLAHLHGSGWVHGDLKPENILLMADGALKLSDFGLATELTGTDGTHGYAPPMGTLDYLPPERWQAPLGEHGVEVRPSADIWALGIMVHEVFASGASPFPGATPVARGAAVQEYADGRAPLRIDSAVPPFWRALAIDCLAPTHADRAAHSAGSLLARITAWSPSPSPVRRRRGTRAILVTVAVCAVAATVWSHAVGGAASGAKGEPLGRLRVFNADDDCRDRTDRNPQCSLGLAIDPLQPYTIDNVVPTRVWHGDVLAVECRLPQGIPIIDESDASSTEWYRIRLPAGATRSSAWLPAVRTTDHPRVPDCPRPKPVR; encoded by the coding sequence GTGCGTGGCCGGGGCGACACATCGGGAATTGACCGTACGGAGCTGCTTCCGCGCGGCTACCGGGTCGGCGGCTGGGAGGTCACCGAGCCGATCGCGTCCGGCGGCTGGGCAACGGTGTACGCGGGCCGCTCGGTCGATCCGGCGCAGGAGCCGGCCGAGGTCGCGCTCAAGTTCCTGCCGACCGCGGGGCTCGCACCGCGCCAGGCCCGCAAGGTCGCGGAGACCGCCCGGCGAGAGGTCGAACTGGACCGCCGGGCCGGCCATCCGCGCCTGATCCACCTGCTGGACTCCGTCGTGATCAGCGATCCGGACCGGGCGTTCCTGGACGGAGCGATCGTGCTGGTGATGGAGCGCGCCGAGCGCAGCCTGCGGGACCTGTTCGACGCCGGGGTCGCGGAGGCGGATGTCGCCGGGCTGTTCGCCGGGATCTGTGAGGGCCTGGCCCATCTGCACGGCAGCGGCTGGGTGCACGGCGACCTCAAGCCGGAGAACATCCTGCTGATGGCCGACGGTGCGCTCAAGCTCTCGGACTTCGGGCTCGCCACCGAACTGACCGGCACCGACGGCACCCACGGGTACGCGCCGCCGATGGGCACCCTGGACTACCTCCCGCCCGAGCGCTGGCAGGCCCCGCTCGGCGAGCACGGCGTGGAGGTGCGGCCCAGCGCCGACATCTGGGCCCTGGGCATCATGGTCCACGAGGTGTTCGCGTCCGGCGCCTCGCCGTTCCCCGGCGCGACACCGGTGGCGCGCGGCGCGGCGGTACAGGAGTACGCCGACGGGCGCGCGCCGCTGCGGATCGACAGTGCGGTGCCGCCGTTCTGGCGCGCCCTGGCCATCGACTGCCTGGCCCCCACCCACGCCGACCGCGCCGCGCACAGCGCCGGGAGCCTCCTGGCGCGCATCACCGCTTGGTCGCCTTCGCCGAGCCCGGTACGCCGCCGACGGGGGACCCGCGCCATCCTGGTGACCGTCGCGGTGTGCGCGGTGGCCGCGACGGTCTGGTCGCACGCCGTCGGCGGCGCCGCGTCGGGTGCGAAAGGTGAACCACTCGGTCGGCTACGGGTGTTCAACGCCGACGACGACTGCAGGGACCGTACGGACCGGAACCCGCAGTGCAGTCTCGGCCTGGCGATCGACCCCCTTCAGCCGTACACCATCGACAACGTCGTACCGACACGGGTGTGGCACGGCGACGTCCTCGCCGTCGAATGCCGCCTCCCCCAGGGGATACCGATCATCGACGAGTCGGACGCGAGCTCCACCGAGTGGTACCGGATCCGTCTGCCGGCCGGCGCCACCCGTTCCTCGGCCTGGCTGCCCGCCGTACGCACGACGGACCACCCCCGGGTTCCCGACTGCCCGCGGCCCAAGCCTGTTCGATGA
- a CDS encoding esterase family protein, translating into MSEYRPTRRNVLKTAGGLSAALALGAGGVLATATAASAAGDGFGLHIVDRNENDPRMKYYRFQTDAIGWNPGVNVLLPDDYATSGRTYPVLYVFHGGGTDQDFITFDRLGIRDWTAGKPVIVVMPDGGHAGWYSNPVSSNTGPRNWETFHIAQLLPWIDANFRTYAEYDGRAVAGFSMGGFGALKYAAKYYGHFASVSAHSGPASLRRDFGLVAHWANTSSAALDLGGGTIYGAPLWDEARVTADNPVERIESYRNKRVFLVAGTSPDPVNWFDTVNETQVLAGQREFRDRLGAAGIPHEWHEVPGGHFVRPDLFQRDLDGVIARLRKA; encoded by the coding sequence TTGAGCGAGTACCGTCCCACCCGCAGGAACGTCCTGAAGACCGCGGGCGGCCTCTCCGCCGCACTGGCGCTCGGCGCCGGTGGCGTCCTTGCCACAGCCACGGCGGCGAGCGCGGCCGGTGACGGCTTCGGGCTGCACATCGTGGACCGCAACGAGAACGATCCCCGGATGAAGTACTACCGGTTCCAGACCGACGCGATCGGCTGGAACCCCGGCGTCAACGTCCTGCTCCCGGACGACTACGCCACCAGCGGCCGCACCTACCCGGTCCTCTACGTGTTCCACGGCGGCGGAACGGACCAGGACTTCATCACCTTCGACCGCCTGGGCATCCGCGACTGGACCGCGGGCAAGCCGGTCATCGTCGTGATGCCCGACGGCGGCCACGCGGGCTGGTACTCCAACCCGGTCAGCTCCAACACCGGCCCCCGGAACTGGGAGACCTTCCACATCGCCCAGCTGCTCCCGTGGATCGACGCGAACTTCCGGACGTACGCCGAGTACGACGGCCGCGCGGTCGCCGGTTTCTCGATGGGTGGCTTCGGCGCGCTGAAGTACGCGGCGAAGTACTACGGCCACTTCGCCTCGGTGAGCGCCCACTCCGGCCCGGCCAGCCTGCGCCGCGACTTCGGCCTGGTCGCCCACTGGGCCAACACGTCCTCCGCGGCCCTGGACCTGGGCGGCGGCACGATCTACGGGGCGCCGCTGTGGGACGAGGCGAGGGTCACCGCCGACAACCCGGTCGAACGCATCGAGAGCTACCGCAACAAGCGGGTGTTCCTGGTCGCCGGTACGAGTCCCGACCCGGTCAACTGGTTCGACACGGTCAACGAGACCCAGGTGCTCGCCGGACAGCGGGAGTTCCGGGACCGGCTCGGCGCGGCGGGTATCCCGCACGAGTGGCACGAGGTGCCCGGCGGGCACTTCGTCCGCCCGGATCTGTTCCAGCGCGACCTCGACGGTGTCATCGCCCGACTCCGTAAGGCCTGA
- a CDS encoding DUF4185 domain-containing protein, with protein sequence MSTPSQPERRDTSRRAALKAGMGFALGAGLLGAAPGVAAARDRSAPTAAGRPAPRLLQTGTPLCEQPGDSASAQGLGSGDLAIPYYREHDNTWGYVFGDAFGGIAQADPYLGSPVILNQANFDASGATPISFSWAMPTGGAADQCFDYAHRADNGHGFEISRIPNDCIEFGGRTYIQYTSVALWENIPAGYDGSLMSGVAYSDDYGVTWQDYPYHWPGDTQGTNQSMYGMWSFAGIDPDGWLYIFSKRWNGTHSNTADGGAIQLFRIRPDEFRAGNFGAQENWAYLDGRWQWTTAAAPSIMLSGNKIGEFSVKRIGNTYCMSYFDVDDYSICTRTASRPDAVWTAPKPQIVGDGLPPHHWGKPQLPFLYGGYIHPGSASATSLTLIASQWQSVNHGKTPYRVLQYDGIQP encoded by the coding sequence ATGTCCACCCCCTCGCAGCCGGAGCGCCGAGACACCTCCCGCCGGGCGGCGCTCAAGGCAGGCATGGGCTTCGCCCTGGGCGCCGGCCTGCTGGGCGCTGCCCCCGGTGTGGCAGCCGCTCGCGACCGATCCGCCCCGACCGCCGCCGGACGACCGGCTCCGCGACTGCTCCAGACCGGCACGCCGCTGTGCGAGCAGCCCGGCGACTCGGCGAGCGCCCAGGGTCTCGGCTCCGGCGACCTGGCGATCCCGTACTACCGGGAGCACGACAACACCTGGGGCTATGTGTTCGGCGACGCGTTCGGCGGGATCGCCCAGGCCGATCCCTACCTGGGGTCTCCGGTGATCCTGAACCAGGCGAACTTCGACGCCTCCGGCGCGACCCCGATCTCGTTCTCCTGGGCGATGCCCACCGGCGGTGCCGCCGACCAGTGCTTCGACTACGCGCACCGGGCGGACAACGGGCACGGCTTCGAGATCTCCCGCATCCCCAACGACTGCATCGAGTTCGGCGGACGCACCTACATCCAGTACACCTCGGTGGCCCTGTGGGAGAACATCCCGGCCGGGTACGACGGCTCGCTGATGTCGGGCGTCGCGTACTCCGACGACTATGGCGTGACCTGGCAGGACTACCCGTACCACTGGCCCGGCGACACCCAGGGGACGAACCAGTCCATGTACGGGATGTGGTCGTTCGCGGGCATCGACCCCGACGGCTGGCTGTACATCTTCTCCAAGCGCTGGAACGGCACACACTCGAACACCGCCGACGGCGGCGCGATCCAGCTGTTCCGCATCCGGCCGGACGAGTTCCGTGCGGGCAACTTCGGAGCCCAGGAGAACTGGGCCTATCTGGACGGCCGCTGGCAGTGGACGACGGCGGCGGCACCGTCGATCATGCTGTCCGGGAACAAGATCGGGGAGTTCTCCGTCAAGCGGATCGGCAACACGTACTGCATGAGCTACTTCGACGTGGACGACTACTCGATCTGTACCCGCACCGCATCCCGCCCGGACGCCGTATGGACCGCCCCCAAGCCCCAGATCGTCGGCGACGGCCTCCCGCCGCACCACTGGGGCAAGCCCCAACTCCCGTTCCTCTACGGCGGATACATCCACCCCGGCAGCGCGAGCGCCACGTCCCTGACCCTGATCGCCTCGCAGTGGCAGTCGGTGAACCACGGAAAGACGCCCTACCGCGTCCTCCAGTACGACGGCATCCAGCCCTGA
- a CDS encoding ATP-binding protein — MVSATVSPPWTYTLQLPQDPRAPGVARATLRNVLRVHGMPELTEVAELLASELVTNAYLYSSGLYSLRLRDAGRSRIRLSVWDTDPHIPAPFRWGAETPEELAERGRGLYLVTLYAESWGAYPMRGGLPGQGGKLLWAECAVKG; from the coding sequence ATGGTCAGTGCCACGGTATCCCCGCCCTGGACATACACCCTCCAACTCCCGCAGGACCCCCGCGCCCCCGGCGTCGCCCGTGCCACCCTCCGCAACGTCCTGCGCGTGCACGGCATGCCCGAACTCACCGAGGTCGCGGAGCTGTTGGCGAGCGAGCTGGTCACCAACGCCTATCTGTACTCCTCGGGGCTGTACTCCCTGCGCCTGCGTGACGCGGGACGCAGCCGCATCCGGCTGAGCGTCTGGGACACCGATCCGCACATTCCCGCCCCGTTCCGATGGGGCGCCGAGACACCGGAGGAACTGGCCGAACGAGGGCGCGGGCTGTACCTCGTCACGCTCTACGCGGAGTCCTGGGGCGCGTACCCGATGCGCGGCGGACTGCCGGGGCAGGGCGGGAAGCTGCTCTGGGCCGAGTGCGCCGTGAAGGGTTGA
- a CDS encoding Scr1 family TA system antitoxin-like transcriptional regulator, with protein MAGRAAPTARRTRLGVELRKLRERAGMTTTQAADLLGTSSGQLSNIEVARFGVSADRVRVAAHTYSCTDQALVDALVAMTGDRKRGWWEEYREILPPKLLDLAEIEHHGTGLHAAHSIHIPGLLQTVDHAREIYRQAVPELSPPEIEHRVSYRIKRQEVLYRTSPIPYRAVIHEAALRMKFGGSDIARDQLQHLLKMSELPYTTIRVIPFEATYYPGSGQSVYYVRGPVPALDTAQLDQSHGPVFIDAEAQLTQYRLLLERLDAAALDIDRSQELIHKVARGL; from the coding sequence ATGGCAGGCAGGGCCGCCCCTACCGCGCGCCGCACCCGGCTCGGTGTCGAGCTGCGCAAGCTGCGGGAACGCGCCGGGATGACCACGACGCAAGCAGCCGACCTTCTCGGCACGAGCTCGGGGCAGCTCAGCAACATAGAAGTGGCACGCTTCGGCGTGAGCGCAGACCGCGTGCGGGTCGCGGCCCACACCTACTCGTGCACCGATCAAGCCCTGGTCGATGCGCTCGTCGCCATGACGGGTGACCGCAAGCGCGGCTGGTGGGAGGAGTACCGGGAAATTCTGCCGCCCAAGCTGCTCGACCTGGCCGAGATCGAGCACCACGGCACCGGTCTGCATGCGGCGCACAGCATCCACATTCCCGGGCTCCTCCAGACCGTTGATCACGCCCGGGAGATCTACCGGCAAGCCGTTCCCGAGTTGTCGCCGCCGGAGATCGAGCACCGCGTCTCGTACCGCATCAAACGACAGGAAGTGCTCTACCGGACGAGCCCCATCCCCTACCGGGCCGTCATCCATGAGGCTGCCCTGCGCATGAAGTTCGGCGGTTCGGACATTGCGCGGGACCAGCTCCAGCACCTGCTCAAGATGAGTGAACTGCCCTACACGACCATTCGCGTAATCCCTTTCGAGGCCACCTACTACCCGGGCTCAGGACAGTCCGTGTACTACGTGCGGGGACCGGTGCCCGCGCTCGATACCGCGCAACTCGACCAGTCACACGGCCCCGTGTTCATCGACGCAGAGGCCCAGTTGACCCAGTACCGCCTGCTGCTCGAACGACTCGATGCCGCAGCTCTGGACATCGATCGGTCCCAAGAACTCATCCACAAGGTCGCCCGAGGCCTGTGA
- a CDS encoding DUF397 domain-containing protein — protein MSAYIWQKSSYCAQGEACIHVAAAGAGSVGVTESGDPTGAILHTTPTAWAALVRTIKEDRTRD, from the coding sequence ATGTCTGCGTACATCTGGCAGAAGTCGTCCTACTGTGCACAGGGCGAGGCATGCATACACGTGGCCGCAGCCGGAGCCGGCTCGGTCGGCGTCACCGAATCCGGCGACCCCACCGGAGCGATACTCCACACCACCCCCACCGCCTGGGCCGCCCTCGTACGCACCATCAAGGAGGACCGCACCCGTGACTGA
- a CDS encoding DUF397 domain-containing protein — MTDTPGIPADLTWVRAAPEGSEGPGPWIEIAFGPDDFVYLRETGDPTNIVTTTRTKWVAFTKGVMAGEFDHFAEPAG, encoded by the coding sequence GTGACTGACACCCCCGGCATCCCCGCCGACCTGACCTGGGTCCGCGCCGCCCCCGAAGGCTCGGAGGGCCCCGGACCCTGGATCGAGATCGCCTTCGGTCCGGACGACTTCGTCTACCTCCGCGAGACCGGCGACCCCACCAACATCGTCACGACCACCCGGACGAAATGGGTGGCCTTCACCAAGGGCGTCATGGCAGGCGAGTTCGACCACTTCGCCGAGCCCGCCGGTTAG
- a CDS encoding immunity 49 family protein yields the protein MVSIISRHPFPTGNAEAGLAVLQESADGWIDGLEADSTGLGEAFDTSLMLANGHCLLDPRGSIFPTWDAWVNAMQIGSAVFAAATTTEGHVQCRIAHKDRTLQATGQQRYVTPGTWLTAFYLAVVCRERDRITALCRVPLSLLRENGAHYDEFEYAWIDALQTYWLGGDDFGSKLVAAVDGADSDTNADQETVGKLLYSPMEMFHRVIRNDHAGFNRALAAALQWHKEYWTDETRVGLISGLVALAPLAMACFAHDAGIPIEVESEYLPATLLGRNWCGEFPT from the coding sequence TTGGTCTCGATCATTTCCCGCCACCCCTTTCCCACGGGAAACGCGGAAGCGGGCCTCGCCGTTCTCCAGGAGAGCGCCGACGGATGGATCGACGGTCTGGAGGCGGACTCCACGGGTCTGGGCGAGGCCTTCGACACCTCGCTCATGCTGGCTAATGGGCACTGCCTGCTGGACCCGCGAGGTTCGATCTTCCCCACCTGGGACGCCTGGGTGAACGCGATGCAGATCGGCTCCGCCGTGTTCGCCGCGGCGACCACGACCGAGGGCCACGTCCAGTGCCGCATCGCGCACAAGGACCGCACCCTCCAAGCCACTGGTCAGCAGCGGTACGTGACCCCGGGCACCTGGCTCACCGCCTTCTACCTCGCCGTGGTGTGCCGGGAACGGGACAGGATCACGGCCCTGTGCCGAGTGCCCCTGTCTCTGCTGCGGGAGAACGGCGCGCACTACGACGAGTTCGAGTACGCCTGGATCGATGCCCTCCAGACCTACTGGCTCGGCGGCGACGACTTCGGCTCGAAGCTGGTGGCCGCGGTCGACGGCGCGGACTCGGACACCAACGCCGACCAGGAAACGGTGGGCAAGCTCCTCTACTCGCCGATGGAGATGTTTCACCGGGTCATCCGCAACGACCACGCCGGCTTCAACCGCGCTCTTGCCGCCGCCCTCCAGTGGCACAAGGAGTACTGGACCGATGAAACCCGGGTCGGCCTGATCTCGGGCCTCGTCGCGCTCGCACCGCTTGCCATGGCCTGCTTCGCCCACGACGCGGGCATCCCCATCGAAGTCGAGTCCGAGTACCTGCCCGCCACCCTCCTGGGACGCAACTGGTGCGGCGAATTCCCCACGTAA